Proteins encoded within one genomic window of Ottowia sp. SB7-C50:
- a CDS encoding ATP-dependent acyl-CoA ligase, producing MSLLPPLSSLFAPPDRSVPVMLARQAAQYGDRPLLVFGDVRWSYAEVRQIAAAYGGALRRAGILAGDRVALLCSNRPEFMQALLGCAWVGAVAVPINVAARGAQLRHILGNSGARLLVTEVEGLAAVRQLEGDALALERVWLVDANTAEPSVGAGLVVDPFPEQPGAAVDPATVQPGDTLAILYTSGTTGLSKGVCCPHAQYFWWGVHSAHLLGIGEGQILHTTLPLFHTNALNAFFQALLTGSTLVVEKRFSASAFWDALARHQATVTYVLGAMVPILLARDPGPSDNAHRVRVALAPGVPPQFLGEFTQRFGMQLLEGYGSTETNFVIGATLGEQRAGTMGRVRAGFEARVVDEQDNELPHGEAGELVLRADEPFSFATGYFGMADKTVEAWRNLWFHTGDRVIRDEAGYFRFVDRLKDAIRRRGENISSYEVEQVLMSHPCIEVAAVYPVRSELAEDEVMAAIVVREGDRLDEIELMKFCEPRMAYFAVPRYVEFVRQLPATENGKVQKFKLRERGVTAATWDREAAGYKLVR from the coding sequence ATGAGCCTGCTGCCACCGCTGTCGTCCCTGTTCGCGCCGCCCGATCGCAGCGTGCCGGTCATGCTTGCACGGCAGGCCGCGCAATACGGCGATCGGCCCTTGCTGGTGTTTGGCGATGTGCGCTGGAGCTATGCCGAGGTGCGGCAGATCGCTGCGGCCTACGGTGGTGCACTGCGCCGCGCCGGCATTTTGGCGGGCGACCGGGTGGCGCTGCTGTGCTCCAACCGGCCCGAGTTCATGCAGGCCCTGCTGGGCTGTGCCTGGGTGGGCGCGGTGGCGGTGCCCATCAACGTCGCGGCGCGCGGCGCCCAGTTGCGCCACATTCTGGGCAACTCGGGCGCACGCTTGCTGGTGACCGAAGTTGAAGGGCTGGCCGCTGTGCGGCAGCTGGAGGGCGATGCCCTTGCGCTGGAGCGCGTCTGGCTGGTGGATGCCAACACGGCCGAGCCCAGTGTCGGCGCGGGCCTGGTGGTCGACCCGTTTCCCGAGCAGCCCGGTGCGGCGGTCGATCCTGCGACCGTGCAGCCGGGTGACACGCTGGCGATTCTCTATACCTCCGGCACCACCGGCCTGTCCAAAGGCGTGTGCTGCCCGCACGCGCAGTATTTCTGGTGGGGCGTGCACAGCGCGCACTTGCTGGGTATTGGTGAGGGCCAGATCCTGCACACCACGCTGCCGCTGTTTCACACCAACGCGCTTAACGCGTTCTTCCAGGCGCTGCTGACCGGCTCGACCCTGGTGGTGGAAAAGCGCTTTTCCGCGTCGGCGTTCTGGGATGCGCTGGCGCGCCACCAGGCCACCGTCACCTATGTGCTGGGCGCGATGGTGCCGATTCTGCTGGCGCGCGATCCGGGACCGAGCGACAACGCCCATCGCGTGCGTGTGGCCCTGGCACCGGGTGTGCCGCCGCAGTTCCTGGGCGAGTTCACGCAGCGCTTCGGCATGCAACTGCTGGAAGGCTACGGCTCGACCGAGACCAACTTCGTCATCGGCGCCACGCTGGGCGAACAACGCGCGGGCACCATGGGCCGCGTGCGCGCCGGCTTCGAAGCCCGTGTGGTGGACGAGCAGGACAACGAACTGCCGCACGGCGAGGCGGGTGAATTGGTGCTGCGCGCCGACGAGCCCTTTTCGTTTGCCACCGGCTACTTCGGCATGGCCGACAAGACCGTCGAGGCCTGGCGCAACCTGTGGTTTCACACGGGCGACCGCGTGATACGCGACGAAGCGGGTTATTTCCGCTTCGTTGATCGCCTGAAGGACGCCATCCGGCGCCGCGGCGAGAACATCTCGTCCTACGAGGTCGAACAGGTGCTGATGAGCCACCCGTGCATCGAAGTGGCTGCGGTGTATCCGGTGCGCAGCGAACTGGCCGAAGACGAGGTCATGGCGGCCATCGTGGTGCGCGAGGGCGACCGGCTGGACGAAATCGAGCTGATGAAGTTCTGCGAGCCGCGCATGGCCTATTTCGCCGTGCCGCGCTATGTTGAATTTGTGCGCCAGTTGCCAGCCACCGAGAACGGCAAGGTGCAGAAATTCAAGCTGCGTGAGCGCGGCGTCACCGCCGCTACCTGGGACCGCGAAGCGGCAGGCTACAAGCTGGTGCGCTGA
- a CDS encoding thiolase family protein, translating into MAHPILRRGYEGVAVAVPITVPYRRYATEGAHWFLGQAVKALVSTSGIDKADIDGLAVSSFSLAPDTAVGVTQHLGMSPRWLDHLPTGGASGVMALRRAARAVQAGDANVVACVAADTNHVDSFRQTLGGFSQFARDATYPYGSGGPNSVFAMITAHYMRTFGATREDFGRIAVSQRANALRNPNALFKKPLTLDEYMAAKAISEPLHLFDCVMPCAGADAFLVMSEARARDLGLPYAQVRGAIERHNAYADDPIMLRGGWRVDRDELYAMAGIGPDAIDFIQTYDDYPVVVMMHFEDLGFCEKGEGPAFVRQKTLTWDGAFPNNTSGGQLSVGQAGAAGGFLGMVEALRQLTGTAGERSVPDAMTGLVCGFGMVTYDRCLCTGAVILGAAG; encoded by the coding sequence ATGGCCCATCCCATCCTGCGTCGCGGCTATGAAGGCGTGGCCGTGGCCGTGCCGATCACGGTGCCGTACCGGCGCTACGCGACCGAGGGTGCACACTGGTTTCTGGGCCAGGCGGTGAAGGCCTTGGTGTCGACCAGCGGCATCGACAAGGCGGACATCGATGGCCTGGCGGTCAGCAGCTTTTCGCTGGCGCCCGACACCGCGGTTGGCGTCACGCAGCACTTGGGCATGAGCCCGCGCTGGCTGGACCACCTGCCGACTGGCGGCGCGTCGGGCGTGATGGCGTTGCGCCGTGCGGCGCGTGCCGTGCAGGCGGGCGATGCCAACGTGGTGGCTTGCGTCGCTGCGGACACTAACCACGTGGATTCGTTCAGACAGACGCTGGGGGGCTTCAGCCAGTTCGCGCGCGACGCCACGTACCCGTACGGATCGGGCGGCCCCAACTCGGTGTTCGCCATGATCACCGCACATTACATGCGCACCTTTGGCGCTACGCGCGAGGACTTCGGCCGCATCGCGGTCAGCCAGCGCGCCAACGCATTGCGCAACCCCAACGCGCTGTTCAAGAAGCCGCTGACGCTGGACGAATACATGGCGGCCAAGGCCATCTCGGAGCCCCTGCACCTGTTCGACTGCGTGATGCCATGTGCCGGGGCAGATGCCTTCCTGGTGATGAGCGAAGCGCGCGCGCGTGACCTCGGCCTGCCTTACGCGCAGGTGCGCGGCGCCATCGAGCGGCACAACGCCTATGCCGACGATCCCATCATGCTGCGCGGTGGCTGGCGCGTGGATCGGGACGAGCTTTACGCCATGGCCGGGATTGGGCCGGACGCCATCGACTTCATCCAGACCTATGACGACTATCCGGTGGTGGTCATGATGCACTTCGAGGATCTTGGCTTCTGCGAAAAGGGCGAGGGGCCAGCCTTCGTGCGGCAGAAGACGCTCACCTGGGACGGCGCCTTCCCCAACAACACCAGCGGCGGCCAGCTGTCGGTGGGGCAGGCGGGTGCCGCAGGGGGCTTTCTCGGCATGGTCGAGGCGCTGCGCCAACTGACGGGCACAGCCGGCGAGCGCAGCGTGCCGGATGCGATGACCGGATTGGTGTGCGGCTTCGGCATGGTGACCTATGACCGTTGCCTGTGCACCGGCGCCGTCATTCTGGGAGCCGCCGGATGA
- a CDS encoding SDR family NAD(P)-dependent oxidoreductase, whose product MTMPLMRPPRKNPVLRTPQINLPPGSRGRVALGLTSAAAYGRFELQTCVDCGAVQYPPREACHRCLSVQLRWREQGGAGRLLATTTLHHSNDLYFRERLPWRLGMVQLDAGPSIMAHLHGAVKPDAERVRLGARLDRAGQAVLIAFPFEDEAHMADDPMLREMTSDPKFRKVLVTDGKTAVGQALVKSLVKAGADIVWTGHAEPWKKLPGMDDLARLPQVSMVPLDVTNGRSVTELAGEIGGKVDIVINNAEVHRGFGIAARRGTDVARAEMDTNYLGLLRLAQEFGPALKGRAADGVTHASAWVNLLSVYALSNFPPHGTFSASKAAAYSLAQCLRAEMRPAGIRVINVFPGPIDEEWNQQLPPPKLAPETLANAVVKALRDGVEDVYPGDVAQEWLARWRDDPKVLERELAMNGG is encoded by the coding sequence ATGACCATGCCGCTGATGCGCCCCCCGCGCAAGAACCCCGTTCTGCGCACGCCCCAGATCAACCTGCCGCCAGGCTCGCGTGGGCGCGTGGCACTGGGCCTCACCTCTGCGGCCGCATACGGACGCTTCGAGCTGCAAACCTGCGTCGACTGCGGCGCCGTGCAATACCCGCCGCGCGAAGCCTGCCATCGCTGCCTGTCGGTCCAACTGCGCTGGCGCGAACAAGGCGGCGCCGGCCGACTGCTGGCCACCACGACCTTGCACCACAGCAACGACCTGTATTTCCGGGAGCGGCTGCCGTGGCGGCTGGGCATGGTGCAGCTGGATGCCGGCCCCAGCATCATGGCGCATCTGCATGGTGCCGTGAAGCCAGACGCTGAACGCGTTCGCCTGGGGGCGCGGCTGGACCGCGCCGGCCAGGCCGTGCTGATCGCTTTCCCTTTTGAAGACGAGGCTCACATGGCCGACGACCCGATGCTGCGCGAGATGACTTCTGACCCGAAATTCCGCAAGGTGCTGGTGACCGATGGCAAGACCGCGGTGGGCCAGGCGCTGGTCAAGTCACTGGTCAAGGCCGGTGCCGACATCGTCTGGACCGGCCACGCAGAGCCATGGAAAAAGCTGCCAGGCATGGACGATCTCGCGCGCCTGCCGCAGGTAAGCATGGTGCCGCTGGACGTGACCAACGGCCGCTCGGTAACCGAGCTGGCGGGCGAGATTGGCGGCAAGGTGGACATCGTGATCAACAACGCCGAAGTGCACCGAGGCTTTGGCATTGCCGCACGGCGCGGCACCGATGTCGCGCGCGCCGAAATGGACACCAATTACCTGGGCCTGCTGCGCCTGGCGCAGGAGTTTGGTCCGGCACTCAAGGGCCGCGCGGCGGATGGCGTCACCCATGCCAGCGCCTGGGTCAACCTGCTGTCGGTATACGCGCTGTCCAACTTTCCGCCGCACGGCACTTTCTCGGCGTCGAAGGCCGCTGCGTATTCGCTGGCGCAGTGCCTGCGTGCCGAGATGCGGCCGGCGGGCATTCGCGTCATCAACGTCTTTCCCGGCCCCATCGACGAAGAGTGGAACCAGCAGTTGCCGCCCCCCAAGCTGGCGCCAGAGACCCTGGCCAATGCCGTCGTGAAGGCGCTGCGCGATGGCGTGGAGGACGTTTACCCCGGCGATGTGGCGCAGGAATGGCTGGCGCGCTGGCGCGACGACCCGAAGGTGCTGGAGCGCGAACTGGCCATGAACGGAGGCTGA
- a CDS encoding cyclase family protein, whose translation MSHQSPPLLAQLAAALATGDIRVIDLTQTLTPEFPQIALPPEMGQCWPFRIEEVSRYDERGPGWYWNNFSCGEHTGTHFDAPIHWISGRHLPHNAVDTIAPQHFVAPACVIDCSQKVQDDPDYLLTVQDIQEFEAAHGRIPAGAWLLMRTDWSQRRDPEAYQNFDETGQHTPGPSSEAVQFLVNERDVLGFGSEAIGTDAGQGYHLRPPYPCHYFMHGAGKYGLQCLTNLHLLPPTGAMLICPPLKIQNGSGSPLRVLALVQGGGLS comes from the coding sequence ATGTCCCACCAGTCACCCCCACTGCTGGCGCAGCTGGCCGCTGCGCTGGCCACGGGCGACATTCGCGTCATCGACCTGACCCAGACGCTGACGCCCGAATTTCCCCAGATCGCCTTGCCACCGGAGATGGGCCAGTGCTGGCCGTTCCGCATCGAAGAGGTGTCGCGCTACGACGAGCGTGGCCCTGGCTGGTACTGGAACAACTTCTCGTGCGGCGAACATACCGGAACCCATTTCGACGCACCCATCCACTGGATATCGGGTCGGCACCTGCCCCACAACGCCGTGGACACCATCGCGCCACAGCACTTCGTGGCACCGGCCTGCGTGATCGACTGCAGCCAGAAGGTGCAGGACGATCCGGATTACCTGCTGACAGTGCAGGATATCCAGGAGTTCGAGGCCGCGCATGGCCGCATCCCGGCGGGCGCCTGGCTACTGATGCGCACCGACTGGTCGCAGCGCCGCGATCCCGAGGCGTATCAGAATTTCGACGAGACTGGCCAGCACACGCCCGGCCCCAGCAGCGAGGCTGTGCAGTTCCTGGTGAACGAGCGTGACGTGCTGGGGTTCGGCTCCGAGGCCATCGGCACCGACGCGGGACAGGGCTATCACCTGCGCCCGCCGTATCCGTGCCACTATTTCATGCACGGTGCCGGCAAGTACGGGCTGCAATGCCTGACCAACCTGCACCTGCTCCCGCCGACGGGCGCCATGCTGATTTGCCCGCCGCTGAAAATCCAGAACGGCAGCGGCAGCCCGCTTCGGGTGCTGGCGTTGGTGCAGGGTGGAGGTTTGTCTTGA
- a CDS encoding tripartite tricarboxylate transporter substrate binding protein yields MLRLIGRWTLMAAALALAAGGAMAQPASWPNKPVRFIVAFPPGGLADVLARMLQVPLGEALGQPVIIENKGGAGGNVAAVELARTGGDGHSFMVNVSTLESVNPVMFERMPVNPAKDFQHVALLANTQLFLVTRPTLPVTDVKSLVAYAKAHPGKLSYASAGAGTTPNVGGELFKQGAGIFATHIPYRGAAPAIQDLMAGQVDFGFMPGTMFQHVKAGKLKLLGVASRQRTPNYPSAPTITEEGIPNVLVDTPFVIYAPAAMPAAHVERMNREINRLLAQPAIKTKFAEFAADAMPLGPAEVKAMVQSEIALFGPIVKSRGIKSD; encoded by the coding sequence ATGTTGCGATTGATCGGCCGATGGACACTGATGGCCGCCGCGCTGGCGCTGGCAGCCGGCGGCGCGATGGCACAACCGGCGTCCTGGCCCAACAAGCCGGTGCGCTTCATCGTCGCTTTTCCGCCAGGCGGGCTGGCCGACGTGCTGGCGCGCATGCTGCAGGTGCCGCTGGGCGAGGCACTGGGGCAACCTGTCATCATCGAAAACAAGGGCGGGGCTGGCGGCAATGTGGCCGCCGTCGAACTGGCGCGCACCGGCGGCGACGGCCACAGTTTCATGGTGAACGTGAGCACGCTCGAATCGGTCAACCCCGTCATGTTCGAGCGCATGCCGGTCAACCCGGCCAAGGACTTTCAGCACGTGGCCTTGCTGGCCAACACCCAGCTGTTCCTGGTGACGCGGCCGACGCTGCCGGTCACGGACGTGAAATCGCTGGTGGCTTATGCCAAGGCGCACCCCGGCAAGCTGAGCTACGCATCGGCCGGCGCGGGCACCACGCCGAACGTCGGTGGCGAACTGTTCAAGCAGGGTGCCGGCATCTTCGCCACGCACATTCCGTATCGCGGCGCGGCGCCCGCCATCCAGGACCTGATGGCGGGACAGGTCGACTTCGGCTTCATGCCGGGCACCATGTTCCAGCACGTGAAGGCGGGCAAGCTCAAGCTGCTGGGCGTGGCGAGTCGGCAGCGCACGCCCAACTATCCCAGTGCGCCGACCATCACCGAAGAAGGCATTCCCAATGTGCTGGTCGACACGCCCTTCGTCATCTACGCGCCCGCCGCGATGCCGGCAGCGCACGTGGAGCGGATGAACCGCGAAATCAATCGCCTGCTGGCGCAGCCCGCCATCAAGACGAAATTTGCCGAGTTCGCCGCCGATGCCATGCCGCTGGGTCCGGCGGAAGTCAAGGCGATGGTGCAGTCCGAGATCGCGTTGTTCGGACCGATCGTCAAGTCGCGCGGCATCAAGAGCGATTGA
- a CDS encoding SDR family NAD(P)-dependent oxidoreductase: MTQHPPRVAVVTGGSAGIGRAICEQLLNEGCRVISLSRRPCDIAHPQLGNVLVDLMDREATTQAVRELAAREAVNTVVHNAGVIRAALLPDVQLADVDALLNLHLASAIQLVQASLPTMRAQRYGRVVLLSSRAALGLATRTAYSATKAGMLGMARTWALELAAEGITVNVVAPGPIRTDMFYDVVEKDSDRERALAASVPVRRLGESADVARAVSFFADPAAGFVTGQVLYVCGGTSVGSLAL; the protein is encoded by the coding sequence ATGACGCAACATCCTCCTCGTGTGGCAGTGGTGACCGGCGGAAGCGCCGGCATCGGCCGCGCCATCTGCGAGCAATTGTTGAACGAGGGGTGTCGCGTGATCTCCCTGTCGCGGCGGCCATGCGATATTGCCCATCCGCAGCTAGGCAACGTGCTGGTCGACCTGATGGATCGCGAAGCCACCACCCAGGCCGTGCGCGAACTGGCGGCGCGCGAAGCTGTCAACACCGTCGTCCACAACGCCGGCGTGATTCGCGCCGCGCTGCTGCCGGATGTCCAGCTGGCCGACGTCGATGCCCTGCTCAATCTGCACCTGGCTTCGGCCATCCAGCTGGTACAGGCGTCGCTGCCGACCATGCGGGCACAACGCTACGGTCGGGTGGTGCTGCTGTCATCGCGTGCCGCGTTGGGACTGGCGACGCGCACGGCCTATTCGGCCACCAAGGCGGGCATGCTGGGCATGGCGCGGACCTGGGCGCTCGAGCTGGCCGCCGAAGGCATCACCGTCAACGTGGTGGCACCGGGGCCGATCCGCACCGACATGTTCTACGACGTGGTCGAAAAAGACAGTGACCGCGAGCGCGCGCTGGCGGCTTCGGTGCCTGTACGGCGCCTGGGCGAATCGGCCGATGTCGCACGCGCAGTGTCGTTCTTTGCAGACCCGGCCGCCGGCTTCGTGACGGGCCAGGTGCTTTATGTATGCGGCGGCACGAGTGTGGGCTCGCTGGCCCTCTGA
- a CDS encoding ABC transporter substrate-binding protein: MKLTHVVRSVACLALALGAGSAALAQVKVGVITSATGPTALVGIPQKNTVPLLPKQIGNLSVEYIALDDASDPTNSVTAVRKLIAENNVDAIIGPSGSPNAMGVIQFVADAGVPLLAPVGTAAVVVPMDEKKKWVFKTTQNDDIIADALLEHMARTGIKTLGFIGTSDPYGENWFKVVSGMADKLGIKVVANERFQRSDTSVVGQGLKIVGARPDAVLVAVPGGPSVLPQVTLFDQGYKGKIYQTHGAALPEFLKLGGKKVDGTILAASLMLVLPEIADSNPSKKVAADYIAAYEKLNGSKPATFGANVFDAGLLLQQAIPLAEKRGKPGTKEFRAALRDALEQTREMVGTQGVYNMTPQDHSGFDKRGRELITVRGGNFVLLK, encoded by the coding sequence ATGAAACTCACGCATGTCGTTCGCTCGGTCGCCTGCCTCGCGCTGGCGCTCGGCGCCGGATCGGCGGCGCTGGCCCAGGTCAAGGTGGGGGTGATCACCTCCGCCACGGGGCCGACAGCGCTGGTCGGTATTCCGCAGAAGAACACCGTGCCGCTGCTGCCCAAGCAAATCGGTAATCTGAGCGTTGAGTACATCGCGCTCGACGACGCCAGCGATCCGACGAACTCAGTGACCGCCGTGCGCAAGCTGATCGCGGAAAACAACGTCGACGCCATCATCGGCCCGTCGGGTTCGCCCAACGCCATGGGTGTCATCCAGTTCGTGGCCGACGCGGGCGTGCCGCTGCTGGCGCCTGTGGGCACGGCAGCCGTTGTGGTGCCGATGGACGAGAAGAAGAAGTGGGTGTTCAAGACCACGCAGAACGACGACATCATTGCCGATGCCTTGCTGGAGCACATGGCCAGGACGGGCATCAAGACGTTGGGCTTCATCGGCACGTCAGACCCCTACGGCGAGAACTGGTTCAAGGTCGTGAGCGGCATGGCCGACAAGCTGGGAATCAAGGTCGTCGCCAACGAGCGCTTCCAGCGGTCGGACACGTCCGTGGTCGGGCAGGGTCTGAAGATCGTCGGCGCACGTCCTGACGCCGTGCTGGTGGCCGTGCCTGGCGGCCCGTCGGTGCTGCCGCAGGTCACGCTGTTCGACCAGGGCTACAAGGGCAAGATCTACCAGACACACGGCGCCGCGCTGCCTGAGTTCCTCAAGCTGGGGGGCAAGAAGGTGGACGGAACGATCCTTGCCGCCAGCCTGATGCTGGTGCTGCCCGAAATCGCCGACAGCAATCCCTCCAAGAAGGTCGCCGCCGACTACATCGCCGCGTATGAGAAGCTGAATGGATCCAAGCCCGCGACCTTCGGTGCCAACGTGTTCGACGCCGGGTTGTTGCTGCAGCAGGCCATCCCGCTGGCCGAGAAGCGCGGCAAGCCGGGCACCAAGGAGTTTCGCGCCGCGCTGCGCGACGCACTGGAGCAGACCCGTGAAATGGTGGGCACGCAGGGCGTCTACAACATGACGCCGCAGGACCACAGCGGCTTTGACAAGCGCGGCCGCGAGCTCATCACGGTGCGCGGCGGCAACTTTGTCTTGCTGAAGTAA
- a CDS encoding bifunctional salicylyl-CoA 5-hydroxylase/oxidoreductase, whose amino-acid sequence MNIVCIGGGPAGLYFALLMKQHNPAHDITVVERNKPYDTFGWGVVFSDATMDNMRQWDKATADEIEQALNHWDDIELDFKGEVIRSGGHGFVGIGRKKLLNILQARCEQLGVKLVFEADVNSDAEFPDADLIIASDGINSKVRTLHQDVFQPELVVRPNRYIWLGTNRLYDAFTFVFEKTEHGWFQAHIYKFDEHTTTFIVECPEHVWLAHGLDKATQDESIAFCEKLFAGTLQGHKLMTNARHLRGSAWLNFQRVKCEQWWLKNAHGAHVVLMGDAVHTAHFAIGSGTKLAIEDAIELTRLFIEMGDAPERIGEVLTRYQATRSVEALKLQNAAWNAMEWFEVCGDRYCDTLEPPQFMYSMLTRSQRISHENLRLRDAAWLEGYEAWFARTRTAPPGFESNQAPVLASQAQIAPVSGSTVPPMLTPFTVRGLTLKNRIVVSPMAQYSAQDGVVGDWHLMHLGARAVGGAALVMVEMTSPTHRHGFDGRITPGCPALESDAQQAAFQRIVDFVHANSDAAIGLQLGHSGPKGSTQLGWEAMDEPLPQGNWPLVAASDVRYGEQNQTPRSLTRADMDALRDAFVAATRRAHAAGFDWLELHCAHGYLLSSFISPLTNLRTDEYGGSLENRCRYPLEVFAAMRAAWPQDKPMSVRISAHDWAPGGTTPADALEVAKLFKAAGCDVIDVSSGQTTRAAKPTYGRMYQTPFADRIRNEAGIATMAVGAISEADHANSIIAAGRADLCAVGRPHLADPAWTLHEAAKLQNHAIGWPRQYLSGRDQLYRELARQKAALAPASTAQTAPQSIANVAATTV is encoded by the coding sequence ATGAACATCGTCTGCATCGGCGGCGGCCCCGCTGGCCTGTACTTCGCACTCCTGATGAAGCAGCACAACCCGGCCCACGACATCACCGTGGTCGAGCGCAACAAGCCCTACGACACCTTCGGCTGGGGCGTGGTGTTTTCCGACGCCACCATGGACAACATGCGCCAGTGGGACAAGGCCACGGCCGATGAGATCGAGCAGGCTTTAAACCACTGGGACGACATCGAGCTCGATTTCAAGGGCGAGGTGATCCGCTCCGGCGGCCACGGCTTTGTCGGCATCGGGCGCAAGAAGCTGCTCAACATCCTGCAGGCGCGCTGCGAGCAACTGGGCGTCAAGCTGGTGTTCGAGGCCGACGTCAACTCCGACGCCGAATTCCCCGACGCTGACCTGATAATCGCCAGCGACGGCATCAACTCGAAAGTTCGCACGCTGCACCAGGACGTGTTCCAGCCCGAGTTGGTGGTGCGCCCCAACCGCTACATCTGGCTGGGCACGAACCGCCTGTACGACGCCTTCACCTTCGTGTTTGAAAAGACCGAGCACGGCTGGTTTCAGGCCCACATCTACAAGTTTGACGAGCACACCACCACCTTCATCGTTGAATGCCCTGAGCACGTGTGGCTGGCGCATGGGCTCGACAAGGCGACGCAGGACGAATCGATTGCCTTCTGCGAAAAGCTGTTCGCCGGCACGCTGCAAGGCCACAAGCTGATGACCAACGCGCGCCACCTGCGCGGCTCGGCCTGGCTCAATTTCCAGCGCGTGAAGTGCGAACAATGGTGGCTGAAGAACGCGCACGGCGCCCACGTGGTGCTGATGGGCGACGCGGTGCACACGGCGCACTTTGCCATCGGATCGGGCACCAAGCTGGCGATCGAGGATGCGATTGAGCTCACGCGGCTGTTCATCGAGATGGGCGACGCGCCCGAGCGCATCGGCGAGGTGCTCACGCGCTATCAAGCCACGCGCAGCGTCGAGGCGCTGAAGTTGCAAAACGCCGCCTGGAACGCCATGGAATGGTTCGAGGTCTGCGGCGACCGCTACTGCGACACGCTGGAGCCGCCGCAGTTCATGTACAGCATGCTCACGCGCAGCCAGCGCATCAGTCACGAGAACCTGCGCCTGCGCGACGCGGCCTGGCTCGAAGGCTACGAGGCGTGGTTCGCGCGCACACGCACGGCACCGCCTGGTTTTGAGTCAAATCAGGCTCCGGTGCTTGCCAGTCAAGCGCAAATAGCTCCTGTTTCAGGATCAACCGTCCCGCCCATGCTGACGCCTTTCACGGTGCGCGGCCTGACGCTGAAGAACCGCATCGTCGTCTCGCCCATGGCGCAATACAGCGCGCAAGACGGTGTGGTCGGCGACTGGCACCTGATGCACCTGGGCGCGCGCGCTGTCGGCGGCGCGGCGCTGGTGATGGTCGAGATGACCTCGCCCACGCACCGCCACGGCTTTGATGGCCGCATCACCCCCGGCTGTCCGGCGCTGGAGAGCGACGCGCAGCAGGCCGCCTTCCAACGCATCGTCGACTTCGTGCATGCGAACAGCGACGCCGCCATCGGCCTCCAGCTGGGCCACAGCGGGCCGAAGGGTTCGACGCAACTCGGCTGGGAGGCGATGGACGAGCCGCTGCCGCAAGGCAACTGGCCGCTGGTGGCCGCCAGCGACGTGCGCTATGGCGAGCAGAACCAGACGCCCCGATCGCTGACCCGCGCCGACATGGATGCGCTGCGCGATGCCTTCGTCGCCGCCACGCGCCGCGCCCACGCAGCGGGCTTCGACTGGCTGGAGCTGCACTGCGCCCACGGCTACCTGCTGTCGTCCTTCATCAGCCCGTTGACCAACCTGCGCACGGACGAGTACGGCGGTTCTTTGGAAAACCGCTGCCGCTACCCGCTGGAAGTGTTCGCCGCCATGCGCGCCGCCTGGCCGCAAGACAAGCCGATGAGCGTGCGCATCTCGGCACACGACTGGGCGCCCGGCGGCACCACGCCCGCCGACGCGCTGGAAGTCGCCAAGCTGTTCAAGGCCGCGGGCTGCGACGTGATCGACGTGTCGTCCGGCCAGACCACACGCGCCGCCAAGCCGACCTACGGCCGCATGTACCAGACGCCGTTTGCCGACCGCATCCGCAACGAGGCAGGCATTGCCACCATGGCCGTGGGTGCGATCTCGGAGGCCGACCACGCCAACAGCATCATCGCCGCCGGCCGCGCCGACCTGTGCGCCGTGGGCCGCCCGCACCTGGCCGACCCGGCCTGGACGCTGCACGAAGCCGCCAAGCTGCAAAACCACGCCATCGGCTGGCCGCGCCAATACCTGAGCGGACGCGACCAGCTGTACCGCGAGCTGGCAAGGCAAAAAGCGGCGCTGGCGCCCGCCAGTACAGCGCAAACAGCTCCTCAATCCATAGCAAACGTGGCCGCGACGACGGTGTGA
- a CDS encoding MarR family winged helix-turn-helix transcriptional regulator, protein MDLEARAHAEHPDELRLWLRLLTCTQLIEKQVRTDLREQFDTTLPRFDLMAQLERVPEGMRMNELSRRMMVTGGNITGITDQLEAEGLVERAEVAGDRRAYRVRLTSKGRQQFNAMAHAHDAWIMGAFAALNPRDIQTLHTLLGKVKAHFLETA, encoded by the coding sequence ATGGACCTGGAAGCCCGCGCCCACGCCGAACATCCTGACGAACTGCGCCTGTGGCTGCGTCTGCTGACCTGCACGCAGCTGATTGAAAAGCAGGTACGCACCGACTTGCGCGAGCAGTTCGACACCACCTTGCCGCGCTTTGATTTGATGGCGCAGCTGGAGCGCGTGCCCGAGGGCATGCGCATGAACGAGCTGTCGCGCCGCATGATGGTGACCGGCGGCAACATCACCGGCATCACCGACCAGCTGGAGGCCGAAGGCCTGGTCGAGCGTGCCGAAGTGGCAGGCGACCGACGCGCCTACCGCGTGCGGCTGACGTCCAAGGGCCGCCAGCAATTCAACGCCATGGCCCACGCGCACGATGCGTGGATCATGGGCGCCTTTGCGGCCTTGAACCCGCGCGACATTCAAACCCTGCACACCTTGCTGGGCAAGGTGAAAGCCCATTTTCTGGAGACAGCATGA